A stretch of candidate division WOR-3 bacterium DNA encodes these proteins:
- a CDS encoding DUF2892 domain-containing protein, producing MKKNVCGIDKTIRIILGIVIILLGLIFKTLWGLIGIIPLITGLIGFCPLYILFRIDTCKLKKT from the coding sequence ATGAAAAAGAATGTTTGTGGAATTGATAAAACAATAAGAATTATTTTAGGTATTGTAATAATTTTACTCGGTCTTATTTTTAAAACACTTTGGGGATTGATTGGAATTATTCCTCTAATTACCGGTTTAATCGGATTCTGTCCTTTGTATATCCTTTTCCGTATTGATACCTGTAAATTGAAAAAAACTTAA
- the kdsA gene encoding 3-deoxy-8-phosphooctulonate synthase: protein MERKKVKVKDIEFGDDRLVFIGGPCVIEDENSTLRTAEKIKKITEKLSIPFVFKSSYLKDNRSSELSYQGPGLEKGLKILEKVRKEFDVPVLSDVHTPQEVDIAKEVLDILQLPAFLSMQTSLTLALAKTGKTINVKKGQFLSPADIKKVVEKIIRQGNENILLTERGTFFGYHNLIVDFRSFQIMAENGYPLIFDAGHSVRNYGISSSDPKGGDRKFIPLLVRAGLSSGFVDALFLEVHEDPECAKCDASTQWPLNKLEDLLLMAKESFIKGKELIKKYNF, encoded by the coding sequence ATGGAAAGAAAGAAAGTAAAAGTTAAGGATATAGAGTTTGGAGATGATAGATTAGTTTTTATAGGTGGACCCTGTGTTATTGAAGATGAAAATTCAACTTTAAGGACTGCTGAAAAGATAAAAAAAATAACCGAAAAACTTTCAATTCCTTTTGTATTTAAATCCTCATATTTGAAAGATAATAGATCCAGTGAACTTTCCTATCAGGGTCCGGGTCTTGAAAAGGGTTTGAAAATTCTTGAAAAAGTTAGAAAGGAATTTGATGTTCCTGTTCTCTCAGATGTCCATACACCTCAGGAAGTGGATATAGCAAAGGAAGTTCTTGATATCCTTCAGCTTCCTGCTTTCCTTTCCATGCAAACTTCTCTAACCCTTGCACTTGCAAAGACAGGTAAAACTATAAATGTTAAAAAGGGACAATTTCTTTCTCCAGCTGATATTAAAAAAGTTGTTGAAAAAATTATAAGACAGGGGAATGAAAATATTTTATTAACTGAAAGGGGGACTTTTTTTGGCTATCATAATTTAATAGTTGATTTTCGTTCTTTCCAGATAATGGCTGAAAATGGTTATCCCTTAATTTTTGATGCAGGTCATTCAGTTAGGAATTATGGAATATCCTCATCTGATCCCAAGGGGGGTGATAGGAAATTCATACCCCTTTTAGTAAGGGCAGGTCTTTCTTCTGGATTTGTTGATGCGCTTTTTCTTGAAGTTCATGAGGACCCTGAGTGTGCTAAATGTGATGCCTCAACCCAGTGGCCCTTGAATAAATTAGAAGATTTACTTTTAATGGCAAAAGAGTCTTTTATAAAAGGTAAAGAGTTAATTAAAAAATATAATTTTTAA
- a CDS encoding DUF3467 domain-containing protein — MEEKTLHQPPIQIELGEKEAEGIYSNFVMIIHSPSEFILDFARIMPGVPKAKVQARIIMTPSHAKLLLKALGENIEKFEEKFGEIKIHEQE, encoded by the coding sequence ATGGAAGAGAAAACATTACATCAACCCCCGATACAGATTGAACTTGGAGAAAAGGAAGCTGAAGGAATATATTCCAATTTTGTTATGATAATACATTCCCCCTCTGAGTTTATTCTTGATTTTGCGAGAATAATGCCAGGTGTTCCTAAAGCAAAAGTTCAGGCAAGGATAATAATGACACCATCTCATGCAAAGTTACTTTTGAAAGCATTAGGTGAAAATATTGAGAAATTTGAAGAAAAATTTGGTGAAATTAAAATACATGAACAAGAAAT
- a CDS encoding polyprenyl synthetase family protein produces MNIKELYEPVREGIEKVNEKLNEIFKKDYFPYIPDNLLMGKRLRPLLTLYSSFAFEDLKEEKVDVACATELVHFASLIHDDVVDGSTIRRKSLTLNFSYGNHIAILIGDYVFSKAMEFIGKAKNVRLFEILAQTSVEMCEGEIIDEFLEREKRFDLKNYLLLIEKKTASLFSACCEMGGIIVNYKYVESLKKFGKKFGILFQILDDLYDFYKEGEDIEKGKITLPHILFKEEIEKKFPEFFKEKNFDLSRKVREFLLEKGVMERCYEYLIPDFLDLKKLVSELDNPIKNYLYSFIIYLEENRHFLFNEEEVQSP; encoded by the coding sequence ATGAATATAAAAGAACTTTATGAACCCGTAAGAGAAGGTATAGAAAAAGTAAATGAAAAACTTAATGAAATTTTTAAAAAGGATTACTTTCCCTATATTCCCGATAATTTATTAATGGGAAAAAGACTTAGACCTTTACTTACCCTTTATTCTTCTTTTGCCTTTGAAGATTTGAAGGAAGAGAAAGTTGATGTTGCATGTGCTACTGAACTTGTTCATTTTGCATCTTTGATTCATGATGATGTTGTCGATGGCTCAACAATAAGAAGAAAGTCTCTGACATTAAATTTTTCTTATGGAAATCACATAGCCATTTTAATTGGAGATTATGTTTTTTCAAAAGCAATGGAATTTATAGGAAAAGCCAAAAATGTGAGGCTTTTTGAGATTCTTGCACAGACTTCTGTTGAAATGTGTGAAGGAGAAATAATTGATGAATTTCTTGAAAGGGAAAAAAGATTTGATTTAAAAAACTATTTACTTCTTATAGAAAAAAAGACTGCTTCTTTATTTTCAGCTTGTTGTGAAATGGGGGGGATAATTGTTAATTATAAATATGTTGAAAGTTTAAAAAAATTTGGAAAAAAATTTGGAATTCTTTTTCAAATTCTTGACGATCTATATGATTTTTATAAAGAAGGTGAAGATATAGAAAAGGGAAAGATAACGCTTCCCCATATACTCTTTAAAGAAGAAATTGAAAAAAAATTTCCAGAGTTTTTTAAAGAAAAAAATTTTGATTTAAGCAGGAAGGTTAGGGAGTTTCTTTTGGAAAAAGGTGTAATGGAAAGGTGTTATGAATATTTAATTCCAGATTTTTTAGATTTGAAAAAACTTGTTTCAGAACTTGATAACCCAATTAAAAATTACTTATACTCTTTTATTATTTATCTGGAAGAAAATAGACATTTTTTATTTAATGAAGAAGAGGTTCAATCCCCTTAA
- a CDS encoding PTS sugar transporter subunit IIA, producing MISKLLKPELVILDLKGKTKSEVLREMIDVLPISEEKKKSVYESVLKREEIGSTGIGKGIAIPHSRSVMLDDVYLVVGISKKGVDFDAIDGKPVHLIFLLCATPIDPDSRYLITLGKIAHLARILSKDKNYLNFDNEKKFINYLKELEAKGG from the coding sequence ATGATATCAAAACTTTTGAAACCAGAACTTGTAATTTTAGACCTTAAGGGGAAAACGAAGAGTGAAGTTTTAAGGGAAATGATTGATGTTTTACCAATAAGTGAGGAAAAGAAAAAAAGTGTTTATGAATCAGTTTTAAAAAGGGAAGAAATAGGTTCAACGGGTATTGGAAAAGGGATTGCAATTCCCCATTCAAGGAGTGTGATGCTCGATGATGTTTATCTTGTTGTTGGAATAAGTAAAAAAGGTGTTGATTTTGATGCTATAGATGGAAAGCCTGTTCATCTTATTTTTTTACTTTGTGCTACCCCTATTGATCCTGATTCAAGATACCTTATTACTCTTGGGAAAATCGCTCATTTAGCGAGGATACTTTCAAAGGATAAAAATTATTTAAATTTTGATAACGAAAAGAAATTTATAAATTATTTAAAAGAACTGGAGGCGAAAGGTGGCTAA
- a CDS encoding TatD family hydrolase, with amino-acid sequence MIFDTHTHLNDEVFEKDLDSVIERAFEKGVEKMIVVGYDVPSSEKAIEISRKYKGKIFASCSIHPHEADDFEKDFPKIEELSKEEVVVAIGETGLDFYKDFSKKEAQIDCFKAHIELSKKRNLPLILHVRNAFPEVFEILKDNKNLKGIFHCFSGGINEAKNAFQINFFISFSGSLTYGSKKLESSLKILPLDRILFETDCPYLTPKPLKGRNEPSYIHYTIEFAANLLKIDSKELSKISFENSLKIFNLE; translated from the coding sequence ATGATTTTTGATACACATACTCACCTTAATGATGAAGTTTTTGAAAAGGATCTTGACTCAGTTATTGAAAGAGCTTTTGAAAAGGGTGTTGAAAAAATGATTGTAGTTGGGTATGATGTTCCTTCTTCAGAAAAGGCTATTGAAATTTCAAGGAAATACAAAGGGAAAATCTTTGCTTCCTGCTCAATACATCCACATGAAGCTGATGATTTTGAAAAGGATTTTCCAAAAATAGAAGAACTTTCAAAGGAAGAAGTAGTAGTTGCAATAGGTGAAACAGGTCTTGATTTTTATAAGGATTTTTCTAAAAAAGAGGCTCAAATTGATTGTTTTAAAGCCCATATAGAACTTTCCAAAAAAAGAAATTTACCCTTAATTTTACATGTAAGAAACGCCTTTCCAGAAGTTTTTGAAATTTTAAAAGATAATAAAAATTTAAAGGGTATATTTCACTGTTTTTCAGGAGGAATAAATGAAGCTAAAAATGCTTTTCAAATTAATTTTTTCATTTCTTTCTCAGGTTCTCTTACATACGGGTCAAAAAAACTTGAATCCTCTCTAAAAATTTTACCCTTAGATAGGATTTTATTTGAAACAGATTGCCCCTATCTAACTCCGAAACCCTTAAAAGGCAGAAATGAACCCTCTTATATTCACTACACAATAGAGTTTGCAGCTAACCTGCTTAAAATCGATTCTAAAGAATTAAGCAAGATCTCCTTTGAAAATTCATTAAAAATTTTTAACCTTGAATAA
- a CDS encoding lysylphosphatidylglycerol synthase transmembrane domain-containing protein, giving the protein MNKKIIFLLKLFLTFIILGFIFYKIDIKEFLSIYRKTNLFHIILSIIFYYLAFVFLSIRWKLLLLEHSRNFTVSEIFKIYLLGMLVNTVSPATLGVDVLRGYMIGEKIKSGKSFAFASVLVDRFIGLFGIFSFAPFGILFLKGIPNSKKLIFISFLFSFLIILLFYISWTDIFENIYKKILSRFPFTSLRDKFFKLYDSFKIYSKHKKLLILSYFLTIFLQTFFSIQAYFCARAISINLSPLVFIFIIPLINSLNSIPLTISGLGIREAGFYALFSSYFSLETSVSLSLLYFISGVVANIPFGVYLFKSPFKSEKDI; this is encoded by the coding sequence TTGAATAAGAAAATTATATTTCTTTTAAAGTTATTTTTAACTTTCATAATTCTTGGTTTTATTTTTTATAAAATAGATATTAAGGAGTTTCTTTCAATATATAGAAAAACAAATCTTTTCCATATTATTTTATCAATTATTTTTTACTATTTAGCTTTTGTTTTTCTCTCAATAAGATGGAAATTGCTTTTACTTGAACATTCAAGAAATTTTACAGTTTCAGAAATTTTTAAAATTTATTTACTCGGTATGCTTGTAAATACTGTTTCCCCAGCAACTCTTGGCGTTGATGTATTGAGGGGATACATGATTGGAGAAAAAATTAAATCTGGGAAATCTTTTGCTTTTGCTTCAGTTCTTGTTGACAGATTTATAGGTCTTTTTGGTATTTTTTCCTTTGCTCCATTTGGCATTCTTTTTTTAAAAGGTATACCCAATTCAAAGAAATTGATTTTTATTTCCTTTTTATTTTCCTTTTTAATAATTCTTCTTTTTTATATTTCTTGGACAGATATATTTGAAAATATTTATAAAAAAATTTTATCAAGATTTCCCTTTACTTCTTTAAGAGATAAATTTTTTAAATTGTATGACTCTTTTAAAATATATTCAAAGCACAAGAAACTTTTAATTTTGAGCTATTTTCTTACAATTTTTTTGCAAACTTTTTTTTCAATTCAGGCATACTTCTGTGCAAGAGCTATTTCTATTAATCTATCTCCTCTTGTCTTTATTTTTATAATACCCCTCATTAATTCTCTAAATTCAATTCCGCTTACGATTTCTGGACTCGGAATAAGAGAAGCAGGTTTTTATGCTCTTTTCAGCTCTTATTTTTCTCTTGAGACATCAGTTTCTCTTTCATTACTTTATTTTATTTCTGGTGTTGTAGCCAATATACCTTTTGGGGTATATTTATTTAAATCTCCTTTTAAAAGTGAAAAAGATATATAA
- a CDS encoding zinc ribbon domain-containing protein: MPIYEYKCETCEKSFEELVLPGEKEPEKCPECGTKTLRKVWRGSVGLIFKGSGFYITDYARKTSSGGKKEGEKEKESKGNSCCSGGSCSCE, encoded by the coding sequence ATGCCTATATATGAATATAAGTGTGAAACATGTGAAAAAAGTTTTGAAGAACTTGTTTTACCAGGAGAAAAGGAGCCTGAGAAATGCCCTGAATGCGGGACTAAGACTTTAAGAAAAGTATGGAGAGGAAGTGTAGGTTTAATTTTTAAAGGTTCTGGTTTTTATATAACTGATTACGCAAGGAAAACAAGTAGTGGGGGTAAAAAAGAAGGCGAGAAAGAAAAGGAAAGTAAGGGTAATTCCTGTTGTTCCGGTGGAAGCTGTTCATGTGAGTGA